TTGGCCGACATCGTCCGGGAGGCCATGCCGAAGGGCTGGTTCCCACCGGTCCTCCCCGGTACCGCGGGGGTCACGGTCGGCGGAGCGATCGCCTGCGACGTCCATGGCAAGAACCATCCAGGCAGTGGTTCCTTCGGACTCCACGTGGTGTGGCTGTCGTTGCTGCGGTCCGACGGCGCGGTTGCCCACCTGTCGCCCGGCGAGGACGCCGACGGCTTCTGGGCAACGGTCGGTGGCATGGGCCTGACCGGCGTGATCCTTCGGGCCGCGATCCAGTTGCAGCGCACACAGACCGGCTGGGCCGTCCGGCGACGTACCCGGACCCACTCGTGGGACGAGACGGTCGAGCTGATGATTGCCTTGCAGGCAAGGCAGGAACTCGATCCCGACCTGCACGTGGTCGCCTGGCTGGACACCCAGGCGTCCGGTCGACGGTTGGGCCGGGGGATCGTCGACGAGTCCCGCCCGGCGCTGATCACCGACCTTCCGCCGACGGTCGACCTGATGCCGAAGCCGGCCGGCGGCGTCGGTCGCCGGGTGGCCAGATCGTTGCCCGGACCAGGTGTCATGTTCGGTGCTTCCATCGCCGCGGCGACCTCGACGCGGTGGCACCTGACGAAGTCCGAGGAGAAGCGGATCCTGCCGCTGACGACCGCCTTGTGCCCACTCGACCAGGTCCGGTCGTGGCCGGCGGCCTTCGGCCGGAAGGGGTTGGTCCAGTACCAACTCGTCGTACCGGCGGGTGCGGCACCCACCTTGTTCCAGGTACTCGCGACCTTGATCGGGCGACGGATGGTGCCGGCCCTGACCACACTGAAGAACCTGGGGTACGGCACGGCCGGACCGTTGTCGTTCCCGATCCCGGGGATGACGCTGGCGGTCGACCTGCCGGCCAGGTGGCTTCAGAACGGCACCAGCCTGCGAGCCGTGGACGCGATCGTTGCCGATGCCGGCGGCCGGGTCTACCTGGCCAAGGACTCGGTCGCCGACCCAGAGCTGATCCCGCGGATGTACCCGCGGCTCGAGGCCTGGCGCCGAACCCGGACCAGACTCGACCCCGACCACCGCCTGAACTCGGCCTTGGCCCAGCGACTGCGGCTGCTGACGTGAATCCGGACCTCGGTACCGCCCTGTTGGTCGGAGGTTCGTCGCAGCTCGGCTTCGCGGTGCTGACGGAGTTGCTCGGACCGTCACCGCGCCGGGTGGTGCTGGCCGGCCGGCCGAGCGAAGGACTCTGGCGCCATGCCGATCAGCTGCGCGACGCGGGGTACCAGGTGTCGACCGCGCAGTACGACGCATCGCACGAGGCCGCCGGGACCGACGGGCTGCTCGAACATCTCACCGCCGACCACCAACTCGGACTGGTCGTGATCGCGGTCGGCGCGTTGTCGGCGGACTCGTTCGCCGATGCGCTGGTGGTGAACGGCCTCGCGGTCGCGGTGCTCGTACAGACACTGATCGGGCGGATGAGTGATGCGGGCTCAGGGCAACTGGTGCTGCTCTCGTCCGCCGCGGCCGCCCGGCCGAGACGGTCCGTCATGGCCTACTCGCTCGGCAAGCAGTTGGCGGACTCGACAGCCTTGCTGCTGGCCCCACAGGCGGCGGCCGCCGGCGTACGGGTTCTGGTGGTCCGGCCCGGCTTCGTCGCGACGAGGATGACCGAGGGGCTGGACCGGCCGCCGCTGTGGACCACCCCGGCGAAGGTCGCGAGTCAGGTCGCTCGCGCGATCGCCGGGCATCGCGTCGTGGTCTGGGTGCCGCGATCGATGGCTCTGGTGGTCCGGGTACTGCGGTGGCTGCCGAGTGCGCTGATTCCGGCCGGCCTGCGCTGACCGGGGTTCTCTCCGGATCCTCTCAGCGATGGATCGTTCTACTGGAAAGCATGAAGCAATCCCTCAGGACCCCGTTGCGCAAGCAGCGCCGGCGACGCCGGTTGCGGTGGATCGCGCTCATCATCTGCCTGCTGCTGGTCGTACCGATGGTGTCCTATGTCCGGGCCCTGCTGTACCCGGGCAACGCGAGCTTCTCCGTCCGGTCGGTCGAGTGGGTGCGCGACCATGGTGGCGGGAAGCTCATCGACACGATCGAGACCTGGAAGTACTCCCACCAGGCACCGCCGACGGCCGGACCACCCCAGGACGTCACCGCCGCGGCTCCTGGACCCGCGACCGCGAAGAACTCGGCCAGGTTGCCGAAGGTGACTCCGCCGAGCGGGTTGCCACCGATCTCCCACGAAGCGACCTGGGCTTCGGCCAGGCGGGACTCGAAGGGCCGCACGCTGCTGTGGACGACCTGGTTCCGGCCGGACCCGGCGCATCAGCCGGTGACCGTGGCGGCGGCCCTGGTTCCCCGCGGGGTGGACAGCCTGCACCTGATGCCTGGCACCCGGGAGCCGGTGGTCGGAATGGCTTCGCCCGTCGGCTACTCGGTGCCGGCCGGTGCCTATCCCGGGTTGGTGGCGGTCTTCAACTCGGGCTTCAAGATGAAGGACGCCCACGGCGGCTGGTGGACCACCTGGTCAGCTGCCGTCCCGTTGGTCGACGGGCGTGCCTCGCTGGTCATCTCGCGCGACGGCTCGGCCCGGATCGGCGCCTGGAACTCGACCGTGCGGATGACGCCGGACGTAGTCGCGGTGCGGCAGAACCTGGACCTTGTCATCACCGGCGGGGTCATCGCGAACGGCCTGGCGGACAACGCGAGTGGCCGGTGGGGGAGTTCTCGCAGCCAGTTCCAGTACACCTGGCGATCGGGGCTGGGAACCGATGCCCGAGGCGACCTGATCTATGTGGCCGGGAACCGGCTGACGCTCGCCACGCTGGCGGCCGCGATGCACGACGCCGGCATCCGGGACGGCATGGAGCTGGACATCCACTCGGCCATGGTCAGCTTCGACATCGAGCAACCCAGGTCCTCCGGCGTGGTCACCGGCCGGCGGCTGCTGGCTTCGATGGCCTCCGGCGCCGACCGCTATCTGCGCACCGATCAGCGGGACTTCTTCTATGTCGTGGCCCGATGACCGCTCTCCGTGACGCGCCGGTCATCGCCCGCCCAGCCAGGCTGCGGTCCTTCGTCCAGCTGAGCCGCCCACAGCAATGGCACAAGAGCCTGATGCTGTTCGCCGCGCCGTTCGCGGCCGGCGTGATCGATCAGCGCTGGGCCCTGATCCGGGTCTGCTGGGCAGCTGCCGCCTTCACCCTGCTGTCCGTGGCCGTCTACGCCACCAACGACGTCCAGGATGCGCCCGACGATCGCCGCCACCCCCGGAAACAGAACCGCCCGGTCGCTGCCGGCACGATCAGTCCCCGGCTTGCCCTCGGCTGGGCCGCCTCGACCGCCGTCGCAGGAGTTGTGGCCATGGTGCCGCTGGGTTGGCCGGTGGTGATCCTCGGCGTCGCCTATCTCGGCTCACAGCTGCTGTACGTCTTCGGTCTGAAGCATGTCGCGGTCGTGGATGTGGTCGTCGTGGCCACGGGATTCGTACTGCGTGCGGCGGCCGGTGCCGCCGCCGTTCGGGTGCCGGTCTCCAACTGGTTCCTGCTGGTCTCGCTCTTCGGCGCGTTGTTCCTCGTCGCGGGAAAGCGGCGGGCTGAGCGATCCGCTCCATCGAGCAACGGGCAGACCAGGCCGGTGCTGGCGGCGTACTCGGCGGCCTGGCTCGATCAACTGCTGACCGTGGCTCTGCTGGGCGCCTCCATGTCCTACGGCCTGTGGGCCTTCCAGTACCTCGGCACCGACGTCTACCACCAACTGCTCGCCCTCTCGTTCCTGCCCTTCCTCACCGGCCTCCTCCGCTACGGCCTGCTGGTGTCGACCGGCTCCGGTGAACTCCCCGAACACGAACTCTTCCGCGACCGCGTCCTGCTGACCGCCGGGGTTCTGTGGTCCCTCCTGGTCGCAGCGGGCCTCTACCTGGCCTGATCTCAGCGACTTCTCAGCTGTTCGGGGCTACCGTCAGGAGATCTCGAGGGGGGCTTATGGGTTTGCCAGATCTGATTCGCGGCGGGGTCGTCGCCGCGCTGATCGCAACGGCGGTCGCCTGCGGGGCGCACGCGGCCACGCAGGGATCGTCATCACCGTCACCGTCACCGTCACCGTCGCCGTCGGCGCCGAAGAGCGAGACGGTCAGCAAGAACGACAAATGTCCGCCGGCCGCGCCCGGTCAGGCGGCGGCGCCGCCGATCAATCCGGCCAAGATCACCAAACTCCTGGTGGTGGTGCTGGAGAACAAGAACGCCTGCGCGACCGTCAAGGGCATGCCGTACCTCGCCGGGTTGGCGGACAAGTACGCGACGGCCGCCCGGTACTACGCGATGGCGCATCCCTCGTTGCCGAACTACCTCACCCTGGCCGGCGGCTCGACTTTCGGCATCCGCGACGACCGGTCGCCGGCGGCCCACAAGCTGCCGGGCCAGTCGGTCTTCGGCCAGGTCCTCGCGGCCGGCGAGATCGCGAAGACCTACGCCGAGGACATGAAGTCGAACTGCCAGCTCGAGCAGGGCAAGCACGACACGTACGCCGTACGCCACAACCCGTGGCTCTACTTCGTCTCGGACGCCGAGCGGCAGGCCTGCCAGCAGTACGACGTACCGGCCGGAACTCCGGAAGCGGGGGCATTCCACGACGACGTCGCGAACGGCACCCTGCCGACGTTCGGTTTCCTGGCGCCGAACCTGTGCGACGACGCCCACGACTGCCCACTCGGCTCGGCCAACACGTGGATGAAGACCTGGTTCGAACCTTTGCTGGCCGGCCCGGACTTCACCTCCGGCCACCTGCTGGTCTTGATCACCTTCGACGAGGACGACAAGCACGCCGGCAACCGGGTCCTGATGGTCGCCGTCCACCCCTCCCTGCACCACCTGGTCGTCGACACCCGCCTCGACCACACCGCCACCAGCAAGGCCGTCTCCACCCTCGTCTCCGCCCCTCCTCTCCGCGAGGCCGCCAACGCCCCCGACCTCTACACCACCCTCGGCCTGACCCACTGACCAGCTGCGCCGAAGGTGATGAGAGGAGCGGGCTACAACGGGGTCAGGCGGTGATGATGGCTGGGTCCGTGATGCCGGGACGGCCGGTCTCTACGTGGCCGGCGAAGCGGCGCAGGAAGCTGTTGTCGCCGGCAACGACCACGGACACGTCGTACCAGCGGCTGGAGTAGCCGAGGTCGACCTTGTACGACGTCGTGGCGCCCGCGCGGACCTTCAGGACCTTCGTGCGGCCGTCGTAGGCGTTCGTGATGGTGAAGGTGACCTGGCTGCTGCCACTGTTGGTGAGAGTCAGGTCGAGGTTGCCGTCGGCACCGTTGTGGCGCGCCTTCACCTCCGGACCCGCGAGGGGCTTGCCCTTGAAGGTGCGCAGGAAGCCGTTCGGGCCGAACACGGTGAGGTCGGTGACACCGTTGGAGTAGGCGGTGTTCCAGGAGTCGGTCAGCGTCTTGCCCGCCTCGGTCGTGTAGGTCCACGGCCCGTCCGTGCGGTTGGCCGAGGTGACCAGGAACTGCGCGCCCGCCTTGGTCCCCGAGGCGAAGGTCAGCGTGAACTTGCCGGTGCTCGGCACCGCCGTACCGTCCACACTCGGTGCGTAAGGCAACGGCCTGGTACGGCGACGGCCGCGCTCCTGCACCGGCAGCTTGCCGACCGCCGGTGGCGTCGGCACGTAGTCCGGGTGCCGGTCGTGGTCCGGCGGCTGGTACGCCGAGGTGTCCGGCAACCGGCCGACCGTCGTGGATGAGCCGCTGAAGTCGAACGCCGAGGTGAGGTCGCCGCAGATCGCCCGCCGCCAGGGGGAGATGTTCGGCTCGTGCACCCCGAACCGGCGCTCCATGAACCGGATGATCGAGGTGTGGTCGAGGGTCTCGGAGCAGACGAAACCACCGGTGCTCCACGGCGACAGCACGAGCATGGGGACGCGCTGACCGAGACCGTACGGACCGGCGGCGTAC
The Kribbella voronezhensis DNA segment above includes these coding regions:
- a CDS encoding FAD-binding protein, with product MNVLDPDERRVTVSGWGRTTHRQCLVRRPLSEEDVVRAVRQAPRLTVRGAGLSYGDAALPERGTLLDMTARRKVLSFDETTGIIVVESGVTLADIVREAMPKGWFPPVLPGTAGVTVGGAIACDVHGKNHPGSGSFGLHVVWLSLLRSDGAVAHLSPGEDADGFWATVGGMGLTGVILRAAIQLQRTQTGWAVRRRTRTHSWDETVELMIALQARQELDPDLHVVAWLDTQASGRRLGRGIVDESRPALITDLPPTVDLMPKPAGGVGRRVARSLPGPGVMFGASIAAATSTRWHLTKSEEKRILPLTTALCPLDQVRSWPAAFGRKGLVQYQLVVPAGAAPTLFQVLATLIGRRMVPALTTLKNLGYGTAGPLSFPIPGMTLAVDLPARWLQNGTSLRAVDAIVADAGGRVYLAKDSVADPELIPRMYPRLEAWRRTRTRLDPDHRLNSALAQRLRLLT
- a CDS encoding SDR family NAD(P)-dependent oxidoreductase → MNPDLGTALLVGGSSQLGFAVLTELLGPSPRRVVLAGRPSEGLWRHADQLRDAGYQVSTAQYDASHEAAGTDGLLEHLTADHQLGLVVIAVGALSADSFADALVVNGLAVAVLVQTLIGRMSDAGSGQLVLLSSAAAARPRRSVMAYSLGKQLADSTALLLAPQAAAAGVRVLVVRPGFVATRMTEGLDRPPLWTTPAKVASQVARAIAGHRVVVWVPRSMALVVRVLRWLPSALIPAGLR
- a CDS encoding decaprenyl-phosphate phosphoribosyltransferase, whose protein sequence is MTALRDAPVIARPARLRSFVQLSRPQQWHKSLMLFAAPFAAGVIDQRWALIRVCWAAAAFTLLSVAVYATNDVQDAPDDRRHPRKQNRPVAAGTISPRLALGWAASTAVAGVVAMVPLGWPVVILGVAYLGSQLLYVFGLKHVAVVDVVVVATGFVLRAAAGAAAVRVPVSNWFLLVSLFGALFLVAGKRRAERSAPSSNGQTRPVLAAYSAAWLDQLLTVALLGASMSYGLWAFQYLGTDVYHQLLALSFLPFLTGLLRYGLLVSTGSGELPEHELFRDRVLLTAGVLWSLLVAAGLYLA
- a CDS encoding alkaline phosphatase family protein → MGLPDLIRGGVVAALIATAVACGAHAATQGSSSPSPSPSPSPSAPKSETVSKNDKCPPAAPGQAAAPPINPAKITKLLVVVLENKNACATVKGMPYLAGLADKYATAARYYAMAHPSLPNYLTLAGGSTFGIRDDRSPAAHKLPGQSVFGQVLAAGEIAKTYAEDMKSNCQLEQGKHDTYAVRHNPWLYFVSDAERQACQQYDVPAGTPEAGAFHDDVANGTLPTFGFLAPNLCDDAHDCPLGSANTWMKTWFEPLLAGPDFTSGHLLVLITFDEDDKHAGNRVLMVAVHPSLHHLVVDTRLDHTATSKAVSTLVSAPPLREAANAPDLYTTLGLTH